A genomic segment from Neobacillus sp. YX16 encodes:
- a CDS encoding DUF6154 family protein, whose product MRLVDELFQMYRDKLTGDEEDIDMLAFAFLEEMSHEDLLHLIKEMDKQELYDLMGLYLIESLKGKFAQEEYGQQRAHTYYPRNIH is encoded by the coding sequence ATGAGGTTAGTCGATGAATTATTTCAAATGTATCGCGACAAGCTGACAGGTGATGAAGAGGATATTGATATGTTAGCATTCGCCTTCTTAGAAGAAATGTCACATGAGGATCTTCTCCATTTGATAAAAGAGATGGATAAACAAGAATTATATGATTTAATGGGGCTCTATTTAATTGAGAGCTTAAAAGGAAAATTTGCGCAAGAGGAGTACGGACAACAGCGCGCCCATACTTATTATCCAAGGAATATCCATTAA
- the ytkD gene encoding RNA deprotection pyrophosphohydrolase — translation MKEFYDKYGNKVELSFAANAFEKNAKHVLVISQYEGAWYLTNHKVRGLEFPGGKVEQGESLEEAARREVYEETGATVDELSQIAEYKVTEGKDSFVKAVFWGKIKSISKTNNYYETYGPVVVEGDILQIRFGDEYSFIMKDDVIPACINYINKLQIEKE, via the coding sequence ATGAAGGAGTTTTATGATAAATACGGGAACAAGGTGGAGCTATCTTTTGCAGCCAACGCATTCGAAAAAAATGCAAAGCATGTGCTTGTTATTAGCCAGTATGAGGGTGCTTGGTATTTAACCAATCATAAGGTCCGAGGTCTAGAATTTCCAGGTGGAAAAGTGGAGCAAGGGGAGTCCCTTGAAGAAGCTGCTCGGCGAGAGGTCTATGAGGAAACGGGTGCAACAGTGGACGAACTTTCACAGATAGCAGAATATAAAGTGACTGAAGGAAAAGATTCTTTTGTGAAGGCCGTTTTTTGGGGCAAAATAAAATCGATTAGTAAAACTAATAACTATTACGAAACCTATGGACCAGTTGTGGTGGAAGGAGATATTTTGCAAATACGGTTTGGAGATGAGTACAGTTTTATTATGAAGGATGATGTGATTCCAGCGTGTATAAATTATATAAACAAGCTCCAAATTGAAAAAGAATAG
- the ytzI gene encoding YtzI protein, whose translation MYTIFVVSIVIIIVVLLLAVITTSKAYSFKHTVDPLDDNPYVNNDKKEENEKNS comes from the coding sequence ATGTATACGATATTTGTGGTAAGCATAGTTATCATTATCGTAGTGCTATTGCTTGCAGTCATTACTACTTCAAAAGCTTATTCATTTAAACATACAGTAGATCCACTCGATGATAATCCATATGTAAATAACGACAAAAAAGAGGAAAATGAAAAAAATTCATAA
- the menC gene encoding o-succinylbenzoate synthase: protein MNIAQIKLNVISMPLKSPFHTHLGTVKEREGIIIEVIDSDGVSGYGEGVAFSTPWYTEETVKTSLHMLADILIPLLRKNPIKHPEEAAILFKSIRRNNMAKAGLELAIWDLYAKRNAEALSSSIGGTRKKVASGVVVAADSLSSSLNQIEKYLEEGYQRIKVKINPQQDYSLLAGIRRHYPELPIMADANSAYTLKDIERLKAMDDFNLLMIEQPLASDDIIQHSLLQKELKTPVCLDESIVSFEDAKNAIDLGSCRVINIKAGRVGGLYEAKRIHDYCFDKEIEVWCGGMIEFGISRAHNIALASLPGFTIPGDISASNRFWEEDIIKPEVRVENGFVTVPDTPGIGFGINKKRLQETTLLEKSFKFENSWLC from the coding sequence ATGAACATTGCACAAATTAAACTTAACGTGATCAGTATGCCATTGAAATCACCTTTTCACACACACTTAGGTACCGTAAAAGAACGTGAAGGAATAATCATAGAGGTAATCGATTCTGATGGAGTGTCAGGCTATGGGGAGGGAGTGGCTTTTTCAACTCCATGGTATACAGAAGAAACTGTTAAAACCAGTTTACATATGTTAGCCGATATTTTAATTCCTTTGCTTAGGAAGAACCCAATAAAACATCCTGAAGAGGCTGCTATTTTATTTAAGTCAATTAGAAGAAACAATATGGCTAAGGCTGGACTAGAATTGGCTATTTGGGATTTGTATGCAAAAAGGAATGCTGAAGCCCTTTCTTCAAGTATTGGCGGCACTAGGAAAAAAGTTGCTTCTGGTGTGGTGGTTGCAGCTGATTCTCTAAGCAGTTCTCTTAATCAAATTGAAAAATACCTAGAAGAAGGATACCAGCGAATTAAAGTTAAAATTAATCCTCAACAGGATTATTCTTTGTTAGCTGGAATCCGTCGCCATTATCCAGAACTTCCTATAATGGCTGATGCTAATTCTGCTTATACATTGAAAGACATTGAGAGATTAAAGGCTATGGATGACTTTAATCTCCTAATGATTGAACAGCCACTCGCAAGCGACGATATCATTCAGCATTCATTGCTACAAAAAGAGTTAAAGACCCCAGTCTGTTTAGATGAGAGTATTGTGAGCTTTGAAGATGCTAAAAATGCGATTGACCTTGGAAGCTGTAGGGTAATAAATATTAAAGCAGGAAGAGTGGGCGGCCTTTATGAAGCAAAAAGGATTCATGATTATTGCTTTGATAAGGAAATAGAAGTATGGTGCGGGGGAATGATTGAATTTGGAATATCTCGCGCGCATAATATTGCTCTTGCTTCACTTCCAGGATTTACGATCCCCGGTGATATTTCTGCTTCCAATCGATTCTGGGAGGAAGATATCATTAAACCTGAGGTAAGGGTTGAAAATGGATTTGTGACAGTACCTGATACCCCAGGAATTGGGTTTGGTATTAATAAAAAAAGACTCCAAGAAACCACACTCCTAGAGAAATCATTTAAATTCGAAAACAGTTGGCTATGTTAA
- a CDS encoding zinc ABC transporter substrate-binding protein encodes MKKIIFYPIVILLLLMSACSAEKDVTEKEKDKITIYTTVFPLQYFTERIGGKFVTINTIYPPGADEHTFEPSQKDMIKLADSDLFFYIGLGLEGFVEKAKESLKSENVSMIPVAENLILEPAEEHEAHDDHEDEGHGDFNPHVWLDPIYSKEMAAVIRNSLVEKMPQNKETFDQNYQQLSKELDQLHSEFESTIQDSKHRNILVTHAAFSYWEQRYGIEQISISGLSTTNEPTQRELEEIITIADEQGLHYILFEQNVQSKLAKIVQEEIGARALPVHNLGVLTKKNIKDKETYFSLMEQNLESLKKALN; translated from the coding sequence ATGAAAAAAATTATCTTTTATCCAATAGTCATTTTATTACTGTTAATGTCTGCCTGCAGTGCCGAAAAAGATGTAACAGAAAAAGAGAAAGACAAAATCACCATTTATACTACTGTATTCCCGCTTCAATATTTTACAGAGCGTATCGGAGGTAAATTCGTTACTATTAATACTATTTATCCACCAGGAGCCGATGAGCATACCTTTGAACCATCCCAAAAGGATATGATTAAACTGGCTGATTCAGACTTATTTTTCTACATCGGTTTAGGATTAGAAGGATTTGTGGAAAAAGCAAAGGAATCATTAAAAAGCGAAAACGTCTCGATGATACCAGTAGCTGAGAATTTGATATTAGAACCTGCTGAAGAGCATGAAGCACATGATGACCATGAGGATGAGGGCCATGGAGATTTTAATCCCCATGTATGGCTTGACCCCATCTATTCGAAGGAAATGGCAGCTGTAATAAGAAATTCTTTAGTTGAAAAAATGCCCCAAAATAAAGAAACCTTCGATCAAAATTATCAGCAGCTTTCAAAGGAATTAGATCAATTACATTCGGAATTTGAAAGTACCATTCAAGATTCAAAACATAGAAATATCCTTGTAACTCATGCGGCTTTTAGTTATTGGGAGCAAAGATACGGCATCGAACAAATCAGTATTTCTGGTCTATCTACAACCAATGAACCAACACAGCGAGAACTAGAAGAAATTATTACGATCGCTGACGAGCAAGGTCTCCATTATATCCTTTTCGAACAAAACGTCCAATCCAAATTAGCGAAGATTGTTCAGGAGGAAATTGGTGCAAGGGCTTTACCGGTTCATAATTTAGGAGTATTAACAAAGAAAAATATCAAGGATAAAGAAACATATTTTTCACTAATGGAGCAGAACTTAGAATCACTAAAAAAAGCCTTAAACTAG
- a CDS encoding carbonic anhydrase produces the protein MSLLNEILDYNQKFVESREYEKYETTKFPNKKTVILTCMDTRLLELLPKALNLNNGDVKTIKNAGALVSHPFGSIMRSILIAVYQLQAEEVLVIAHHDCGMSGLKAEPVIDSMLSRGVKDETIDTLTYSGINIKKWLHGFENVTESVEHSVEVIRNHPLMPEGVPVHGLVIDPKTGKLDLIVDGYQS, from the coding sequence ATGTCATTATTAAATGAAATACTTGATTATAATCAAAAATTTGTTGAAAGTCGTGAATATGAGAAATATGAAACAACAAAATTTCCGAATAAAAAAACGGTCATTTTAACTTGTATGGATACAAGATTATTGGAATTATTGCCTAAGGCTTTGAACTTAAATAATGGGGATGTAAAGACTATTAAAAATGCTGGGGCACTGGTATCTCATCCATTCGGAAGTATTATGAGAAGTATTCTTATTGCTGTATATCAGCTTCAAGCAGAAGAAGTCCTAGTCATTGCTCACCACGATTGTGGGATGAGTGGATTAAAAGCTGAACCAGTAATAGATAGTATGTTAAGCCGAGGGGTAAAAGATGAAACCATTGATACGCTTACCTATTCAGGTATCAATATAAAAAAATGGCTGCATGGATTTGAAAATGTTACTGAAAGTGTCGAACATAGTGTGGAGGTAATTAGAAATCATCCATTAATGCCTGAAGGTGTTCCGGTGCATGGGTTAGTTATTGACCCAAAAACAGGAAAATTAGACCTAATTGTTGATGGGTATCAAAGTTAA
- a CDS encoding ABC transporter permease: MSQGKNKVNLLHKNYLHSLTIEKRWVRFYQVIIFLVFFTGWEISSQQRWIDPLLFSSPSKIWNLFLEKFQDGSLLSNLGVTLTETIFGFILGTLLGTLLAALLWWSPIFSKIIDPYLVILNAMPKVALGPILIVALGPGYPSIIAMGAIISVIITTLVVYTSFKEVDPNYLKVLQTFGATRFQCFKEAILPASFPTIISTLKVNVGLSWVGVIVGEFLVSSRGLGYLIIYGFQVFNFTLVFLSLLVIAVVATIMYQLVELLEKKLIKE, translated from the coding sequence AAAAAGATGGGTTCGATTTTATCAGGTGATCATATTTTTAGTCTTTTTCACAGGCTGGGAAATATCCAGTCAGCAGCGGTGGATAGACCCGCTTTTGTTTAGTTCCCCATCTAAGATTTGGAATCTATTTTTAGAAAAATTTCAAGATGGTTCATTACTATCTAATCTTGGTGTAACCTTAACAGAAACTATTTTTGGTTTTATTTTAGGTACCCTGCTTGGAACCTTACTAGCAGCCTTACTATGGTGGTCACCGATATTTTCAAAAATTATCGACCCCTATCTGGTAATTTTAAATGCGATGCCAAAGGTAGCTTTGGGACCGATTCTAATTGTTGCCCTAGGTCCTGGATATCCTTCAATCATTGCGATGGGTGCCATTATCTCGGTTATTATTACTACACTTGTCGTCTATACATCTTTTAAAGAAGTGGACCCTAACTATTTAAAAGTACTTCAAACCTTCGGGGCGACACGTTTTCAATGCTTTAAAGAGGCCATTCTGCCCGCGAGTTTCCCAACAATCATTTCAACTTTAAAGGTGAATGTTGGATTATCATGGGTGGGTGTCATTGTTGGTGAATTCTTAGTTTCCTCGAGGGGACTTGGTTACTTGATTATTTACGGCTTCCAAGTATTTAATTTTACACTGGTCTTTTTATCACTGCTGGTTATTGCTGTCGTCGCCACGATTATGTATCAGCTGGTGGAGCTGTTAGAGAAAAAACTTATCAAGGAATAG
- the yidD gene encoding membrane protein insertion efficiency factor YidD, whose amino-acid sequence MLKKIFISIIRFYQVAISPIKPPSCRFYPTCSHYGLEAVQRFGAFKGGWLTLKRILKCHPFHPGGIDPVPEKKEI is encoded by the coding sequence ATGTTGAAAAAAATTTTTATTTCCATAATTCGATTCTACCAAGTTGCCATTTCCCCGATTAAACCGCCAAGCTGTCGTTTTTACCCTACTTGTTCCCATTATGGGTTAGAAGCCGTTCAACGGTTTGGAGCTTTCAAAGGTGGCTGGCTTACATTAAAGAGAATTCTTAAATGTCATCCCTTTCATCCAGGTGGAATTGACCCGGTGCCAGAAAAAAAGGAAATTTAA
- a CDS encoding S-ribosylhomocysteine lyase, whose amino-acid sequence MPSVESFDLDHNAVKAPYVRHCGVHKVGSDGIVNKYDIRFCQPNKQAMKPDVIHTLEHLLAFNLRAHVEKYDHFDIIDISPMGCQTGYYLVVSGEPTIEEIIDLLEDTMKTAVEKHEIPAANERQCGQAKLHDLEGAKRLMRFWLEQSKEDLKQVFA is encoded by the coding sequence ATGCCTTCAGTAGAAAGTTTTGATTTAGATCATAATGCCGTTAAAGCACCTTATGTTAGACATTGTGGCGTCCATAAGGTAGGAAGCGACGGGATTGTTAATAAATATGATATCCGTTTTTGTCAGCCGAATAAACAGGCGATGAAGCCAGATGTCATTCATACATTAGAACATCTCCTTGCCTTTAATCTTCGTGCACACGTTGAAAAATATGATCATTTCGATATTATCGATATTTCACCTATGGGCTGTCAAACAGGTTATTATTTAGTTGTTAGTGGTGAGCCGACAATCGAAGAAATCATTGACCTTCTTGAAGATACTATGAAGACGGCAGTTGAAAAACATGAGATTCCTGCAGCAAACGAAAGACAATGCGGACAAGCGAAGCTCCACGATTTAGAGGGAGCAAAGCGCCTAATGCGCTTTTGGCTTGAGCAAAGTAAAGAAGATTTAAAACAAGTATTTGCTTAA
- a CDS encoding DUF1540 domain-containing protein has translation MAQDVLCEVNNCSYWAKGNKCSAESIYVVSHKGKTADNTQETDCKTFEPSDI, from the coding sequence ATGGCACAAGATGTTTTATGTGAAGTTAACAACTGCTCTTATTGGGCAAAAGGTAATAAATGCAGTGCTGAAAGTATTTATGTTGTCAGCCATAAAGGGAAAACAGCCGATAACACCCAAGAAACCGATTGTAAAACATTTGAACCTTCAGATATATAA
- a CDS encoding hydrolase — translation MDEQKKTYYIDVGHGQISQSSTASTWSFKIQANDEEITHLRELFDQNYSTEWQNFMRAHVPYVQYHHDRENDAYDNTIQQVYGIIYNLGDEEAKSHIESMNILPK, via the coding sequence ATGGATGAGCAAAAAAAGACCTATTATATAGATGTTGGGCATGGACAAATATCCCAAAGTTCAACAGCTTCCACATGGAGCTTTAAAATCCAAGCAAATGATGAGGAAATCACGCATTTAAGAGAGCTATTTGATCAAAATTATTCAACGGAATGGCAAAATTTCATGAGAGCCCATGTTCCCTATGTTCAATATCATCATGATCGTGAAAATGACGCCTATGACAATACCATCCAGCAAGTATATGGGATAATTTACAACCTCGGAGATGAGGAAGCAAAAAGTCATATTGAATCGATGAATATTTTACCAAAATAA